The following are encoded together in the Streptomyces rapamycinicus NRRL 5491 genome:
- a CDS encoding PP2C family protein-serine/threonine phosphatase, with protein sequence MIGTSAVGGAFVRRARSLRAAARAVPCLWVLGVICWELLTPHHTEVVPLIAAAPAIACASGGRRRCVLLLGGAGLLFALAPTTALEPDGEVTEPHAPLVTCCAIVGVALGGYLTAGRKVRLVRELEELRAVAAAAQDVVLRPLPARLNGIELAGGHLSASRGAAVGGDLYEALATPYGVRVIIGDVRGHGLAAIGTVAAVLGSFREAAHEEPRLTGVLRRLDRALERHLLARADGECPLDGHVDEEFVTVLLLEVGRDGEVTTLNCGHPWPHRLREQPVGPALARQSAPGEVLPPLGLFPLPAELPTARWGALETGDTLVLHTDGAEDARDAHGTFFPLRRALSEAAGVGPLVPAAVVAGVRSALLRHTGGRLADDVALLALRYDHCPLSAPTALTRPAADAHRA encoded by the coding sequence ATGATCGGGACATCGGCAGTCGGCGGCGCGTTCGTACGGAGGGCACGGAGTCTGCGGGCGGCCGCCCGCGCCGTCCCCTGCCTGTGGGTGCTCGGCGTCATCTGCTGGGAGCTGCTGACCCCGCACCACACCGAGGTCGTCCCCCTCATCGCCGCGGCACCCGCCATCGCCTGCGCGAGCGGCGGCCGCCGCAGATGCGTTCTGCTGCTCGGCGGCGCCGGTCTGCTGTTCGCCCTCGCCCCCACGACCGCGCTGGAGCCCGACGGCGAGGTGACGGAGCCGCACGCCCCGCTGGTCACCTGCTGCGCCATCGTCGGAGTGGCCCTCGGCGGCTATCTCACGGCGGGCCGCAAGGTGCGGCTGGTCCGCGAGCTGGAGGAGCTACGGGCGGTGGCCGCCGCGGCGCAGGACGTGGTGCTGCGGCCGCTCCCGGCCCGGCTGAACGGCATCGAACTGGCGGGCGGCCATCTGTCGGCCAGCCGGGGCGCCGCCGTCGGCGGCGATCTGTACGAGGCGCTGGCCACCCCGTACGGCGTCCGCGTCATCATCGGCGATGTGCGCGGGCACGGCCTCGCCGCGATCGGCACCGTGGCCGCCGTCCTCGGCAGCTTCCGCGAGGCCGCACATGAGGAACCCCGGCTCACCGGCGTGCTGCGCCGGCTCGACCGCGCGCTGGAGCGCCATCTGCTGGCCCGCGCCGACGGGGAGTGCCCGCTGGACGGCCATGTGGACGAGGAGTTCGTGACCGTCCTGCTGCTGGAGGTGGGCCGGGACGGCGAGGTCACCACGCTCAACTGCGGCCACCCCTGGCCGCACCGCCTCCGCGAACAGCCCGTGGGTCCGGCCCTGGCCCGGCAGTCCGCGCCCGGCGAGGTGCTGCCGCCGCTCGGCCTCTTCCCGCTCCCCGCCGAACTCCCCACCGCCCGCTGGGGCGCCCTGGAGACCGGCGACACGCTGGTGCTGCACACCGATGGCGCCGAGGACGCCCGCGACGCCCACGGAACGTTCTTCCCGCTGCGCCGCGCCCTGTCCGAGGCCGCGGGCGTCGGACCGCTCGTCCCCGCCGCGGTCGTCGCGGGGGTGCGCTCGGCGCTGCTGCGCCACACCGGCGGCCGGCTCGCCGACGACGTCGCACTGCTCGCCCTGCGCTATGACCACTGCCCGCTCTCGGCCCCCACGGCCCTCACCCGCCCCGCCGCCGACGCCCACCGGGCGTGA
- a CDS encoding trypsin-like peptidase domain-containing protein has product MKQDTAAPSDASVVRILGADGRPEGAGFLSGYREVITCAHVVARALGIPSDTLAEPPAGRLWVDFPLAEAGRRMEVGIASWTPVRADGSGDVAVLRLLTDPPARATVARLVEDVAEPDRRVRTFGFPTAYDDGAWSVGWLRGRTGAGWLQYDTDSSSEHRVQTGFSGAPVWDVAEGGVVGMVVAADDRPDVRTAYLIPTQTLRESSSALGETALPACPFRALEPFEERDARLFHGREEPARRIVDLLGYAPAISLVGPSGCGKSSLLHAGALPRLRGRRDLEIVAFRPGQLGRSPLTALVLALLPRLEPDLTETARLTGLPGLTDLVRTGQLPAVVDRLLERQGKDRLLVVADQFEEALIGTERAELDALAAALGHALQPGSRLRVVTTLRADFLTPALHHPGLAPLFAGDRLFTVGAMSDEELRAAIERPLHHTGVRYEPGLVDRILADLGSGPGRLPLLEFTLTKLWERQRRGVMGHAAYESLGRVNDALVTHAEQIWTGALTEEEHRAARTLLVQLAHPGDGRVEPTRRTLTRSELPPEQWRIAQRLMTTRLVVPGEEYRPGGGPPEETVELAHETLLTHWSRLRAFFEADRDFRVWQEDLRRRISPWAADRRSRGRLLRGADLRDAREWHARRQDELLPTEKEYVEASVRGAHRRRTVIVTLVVVLGLIGGVLGLAVRSWQQDVTTDSATRASRVLLQQSRDAETGATDTGAAYTALLLALRAYRTQDTEQTRARLGEMYTRYGFADLLAPRYPSVSALLTDMTGPLPSSSLIDSEGQVIASRDATGKVGVLERTDSGVRRLPAGQDADVTAVSPDGSLVAMAKASFSLDSGGGQPTPPADPRGLPVHLYDVRTGRDRTLERPEKGDPFPDMSEEIPGFPDLEFPDLELSDIPGLAMPTTYARLTFSPDGSMLLGQTGLLGEDGRLVIWDTATGRIEKTMSGLPEPVTALWLENGGKHLITMADTTAKGASLDMTISVKRWDLSGSSPRGRRLLAFPRPSETNVVTDVSPDLTRVAVTETRTSGLKVDHRLSVYRLPSGRLLRQKRSAQQDVVTGVTVSTGGSRILIYGGIPNSPVPSSSSSPSPSPSSSSSSGGSTDDGFLTRVDSRWQIDLLGPGDAPSAVLSERGLLAVVGPGKGDPLHRLPRPTAGTGPTGPTGTPAKRPSAPEAKRWMAHLCDILGDETLPAAVGEKLPPGAYRGALCPRKG; this is encoded by the coding sequence GTGAAACAGGACACAGCCGCGCCGAGTGACGCCTCGGTGGTGCGGATTCTGGGCGCCGACGGCCGGCCCGAGGGGGCCGGGTTCCTCAGCGGATACCGTGAAGTGATCACCTGTGCCCATGTCGTGGCCAGAGCGCTGGGCATTCCGTCCGACACGCTCGCGGAGCCACCGGCCGGACGTTTATGGGTCGACTTCCCACTGGCCGAGGCCGGTCGGCGCATGGAGGTGGGGATCGCCTCCTGGACCCCGGTCCGGGCCGATGGGTCCGGAGACGTCGCCGTCCTGCGCCTGCTCACCGATCCGCCCGCCAGGGCGACGGTGGCCAGGCTCGTGGAAGACGTGGCCGAACCGGACCGGCGCGTACGCACCTTCGGCTTTCCCACCGCCTACGACGACGGCGCGTGGAGCGTCGGCTGGCTGCGCGGGCGGACCGGCGCCGGCTGGTTGCAGTACGACACGGATTCGTCCAGCGAGCACCGCGTGCAAACCGGCTTCTCGGGCGCTCCGGTCTGGGATGTGGCCGAGGGCGGCGTGGTCGGTATGGTCGTCGCCGCCGACGACAGGCCGGATGTGCGCACGGCCTACCTCATCCCGACGCAGACGCTGCGCGAGAGCTCGTCGGCACTGGGCGAAACGGCGCTGCCCGCTTGTCCGTTCCGGGCCCTGGAGCCCTTCGAGGAGCGCGACGCCCGGCTGTTCCACGGCCGGGAGGAGCCCGCCCGGCGCATCGTCGACCTGCTCGGCTACGCACCGGCGATCAGCCTGGTCGGCCCGTCCGGCTGCGGCAAGTCCTCCTTGCTGCACGCCGGGGCGCTGCCACGGCTGCGCGGCCGCCGGGACCTGGAAATCGTCGCCTTCCGCCCCGGACAGCTCGGCCGGAGCCCGCTCACCGCCCTGGTCCTGGCCCTGCTTCCGCGCCTCGAACCGGACCTGACCGAGACCGCGCGGCTGACCGGGCTGCCCGGACTGACGGATCTGGTGCGCACGGGCCAACTGCCCGCGGTCGTGGACCGGCTGCTCGAACGTCAGGGCAAGGACCGGCTGCTCGTGGTGGCCGACCAGTTCGAAGAAGCGCTCATCGGTACCGAGCGGGCGGAGCTGGACGCGCTGGCGGCCGCGCTCGGGCACGCCCTGCAGCCCGGGTCCCGGCTGCGGGTCGTCACGACCCTGCGCGCCGACTTCCTCACCCCCGCCCTCCACCACCCCGGACTCGCCCCGCTGTTCGCGGGCGACCGGCTGTTCACCGTGGGGGCGATGTCCGACGAGGAACTGCGCGCGGCCATCGAGCGTCCGCTGCACCACACCGGCGTCCGCTACGAACCGGGGCTGGTGGACCGGATCCTGGCCGATCTCGGCAGCGGTCCGGGGCGGCTGCCCCTGCTGGAGTTCACCCTCACCAAACTGTGGGAGCGGCAGCGGCGAGGCGTCATGGGACACGCCGCGTACGAGTCCCTGGGCCGCGTCAACGACGCGCTGGTGACCCATGCGGAACAGATCTGGACCGGCGCCCTCACCGAGGAGGAGCACCGGGCCGCCCGCACGCTCCTCGTCCAGCTCGCCCACCCCGGCGACGGCCGGGTCGAGCCCACCCGCCGCACCCTGACCCGCTCCGAACTGCCGCCCGAGCAATGGCGGATCGCCCAGCGGCTGATGACCACGCGCCTGGTCGTGCCCGGCGAGGAGTACCGCCCCGGCGGCGGGCCGCCCGAGGAGACCGTGGAGCTGGCCCACGAGACGCTGCTGACGCACTGGAGCCGGCTGCGCGCGTTCTTCGAGGCCGACCGCGACTTCCGGGTGTGGCAGGAGGACCTGCGCCGACGCATCTCCCCGTGGGCCGCCGACAGGCGCTCCCGGGGCCGGCTGCTGCGAGGGGCGGATCTGCGGGACGCCCGGGAGTGGCACGCGCGACGCCAGGACGAGCTGCTCCCCACGGAGAAGGAATACGTCGAGGCGAGCGTCCGCGGCGCCCACCGCCGCCGTACCGTGATCGTCACCCTCGTCGTCGTGCTCGGCCTCATCGGAGGGGTTTTGGGGCTGGCGGTCCGGTCCTGGCAGCAGGACGTCACCACGGATTCGGCCACCCGGGCGTCCCGGGTCCTGCTCCAGCAGTCGCGCGACGCCGAGACCGGCGCCACCGACACCGGGGCCGCGTACACGGCACTGCTGCTGGCCCTGCGCGCCTACCGCACGCAGGACACCGAGCAGACCAGGGCGCGCCTCGGTGAGATGTACACGCGGTACGGCTTCGCCGACTTGCTCGCCCCCCGGTACCCGTCGGTGAGCGCGCTCCTCACGGACATGACGGGCCCCCTGCCGAGCTCCTCCCTCATCGATTCCGAGGGACAGGTGATCGCCTCGCGGGACGCCACCGGCAAGGTGGGCGTGCTGGAACGCACCGACAGCGGGGTACGGCGGCTGCCCGCCGGCCAGGACGCGGACGTCACGGCGGTCAGCCCGGACGGCTCCCTGGTGGCCATGGCCAAGGCGTCGTTCTCCTTGGACTCCGGTGGCGGTCAGCCGACTCCCCCGGCCGACCCGCGCGGGCTTCCGGTGCACCTGTACGACGTGCGCACCGGGCGGGACCGGACGCTGGAGCGTCCCGAGAAGGGCGATCCGTTTCCGGACATGTCGGAGGAGATACCGGGCTTCCCCGACCTGGAGTTCCCCGATCTGGAACTCTCCGACATCCCCGGCCTCGCGATGCCGACGACGTACGCGCGGCTCACCTTCTCCCCCGACGGCTCGATGTTGCTGGGACAGACCGGCCTCTTGGGTGAGGACGGCCGGCTCGTGATCTGGGACACCGCCACCGGCCGGATCGAGAAGACCATGTCCGGCCTGCCGGAGCCGGTCACCGCGCTGTGGCTGGAGAACGGCGGGAAACACCTGATCACGATGGCCGACACGACGGCGAAGGGAGCGTCCTTGGACATGACCATCTCGGTGAAGCGATGGGACCTCAGCGGGTCGTCACCGCGCGGGCGCCGACTGCTCGCCTTCCCGAGGCCTTCCGAGACGAACGTGGTGACGGACGTGAGCCCGGACCTCACCCGGGTGGCCGTCACGGAGACCCGGACCAGCGGTCTGAAGGTCGACCACCGGCTGTCCGTCTACCGACTGCCGAGCGGACGGCTGCTCCGCCAGAAGCGCTCTGCCCAGCAGGACGTGGTGACCGGGGTCACCGTCTCCACCGGCGGCTCACGGATCCTGATCTACGGAGGAATCCCCAACTCCCCCGTCCCGTCCTCCTCGTCCTCCCCGTCCCCTTCGCCCTCTTCATCCTCCTCGTCCGGCGGCTCCACGGACGACGGCTTCCTCACCAGAGTGGACAGCCGATGGCAGATCGACCTGCTCGGCCCGGGGGACGCCCCGTCGGCGGTCCTGTCGGAGCGCGGCCTGCTCGCCGTCGTCGGCCCCGGCAAGGGTGATCCGCTGCACCGGTTGCCCAGGCCCACCGCCGGCACCGGGCCCACCGGCCCCACCGGCACGCCGGCCAAGAGACCGTCGGCTCCCGAGGCCAAGCGGTGGATGGCGCACCTGTGCGACATCCTCGGCGACGAGACGCTGCCGGCTGCCGTCGGCGAGAAGCTGCCCCCCGGTGCGTACCGGGGAGCGTTGTGTCCGAGGAAGGGATAG
- a CDS encoding CU044_2847 family protein produces the protein MAETQLIRVPLNGSEDSGGAEAVVVVEIEQAASGIVRAARPGQVAGTAARTLSESFDQVRAAAATLLDRLTTLPTPPSTVEVELGVKINAEAGAVIAKTAAEGNFTVRLVWQRDGGGGGP, from the coding sequence GTGGCCGAGACACAGCTCATCCGGGTGCCGCTGAACGGCTCCGAGGACTCGGGCGGCGCGGAAGCGGTGGTGGTGGTGGAGATCGAGCAGGCCGCCTCCGGCATCGTGCGCGCCGCCCGGCCGGGCCAGGTCGCGGGAACCGCCGCACGGACGCTGAGCGAGAGCTTCGACCAGGTGCGCGCCGCGGCCGCGACGCTCCTGGACCGGCTGACCACGCTCCCCACCCCGCCGAGCACGGTCGAAGTCGAACTCGGGGTGAAGATCAACGCCGAGGCGGGAGCGGTGATCGCCAAAACGGCGGCCGAGGGGAACTTCACGGTCAGGCTGGTCTGGCAGCGGGACGGCGGCGGCGGCGGTCCATGA
- the pheT gene encoding phenylalanine--tRNA ligase subunit beta, giving the protein MRVPLSWLREYVDLPAGETGRDVQAKLVAAGLEVETVEQLGAGLKGPLVVGQVLAIEELEGFKKPIRYCQVDVGRANGTGEQQNIVCGARNFREGDKVVVVLPGAELPGGFAIAARKTYGKVSEGMICSASELGMSDDHDGIIVLPPEYEVGTDAIELLQLVDEVLDIAVTPDRGYCLSMRGVARETATAYELPLRDPALLDVPAPNSHGYPVKVADPVGCDRFTARTVTGLDPEAHSPIWLQRRLQKAGMRPVSLAVDITNYVMLELGQPLHAYDRSRITGAIGVRRAQPGEKLTTLDGTQRVLDAEDLVITDESGPIGLAGVMGGANTEIADTAADPESGEVAGTTEVVIEAAHFAPVPVARTARRHKLSSEASRRFERGVDPEATSAAAQRTVDLLVLLAGGTAEVGVTEIIAPSAPHTITLPADHPDKVAGVSYGRETVVRRLQQIGCDVYGADDLTVTVPSWRPDLTDPNDLAEEVIRLEGYENLPSTLPQPPAGRGLTERQRLHRRVGRALAGAGYVEALNYPFLGEEVLDQFGLAADDPRRDLVRLVNPLSDTEPALRTTLLPGLLAALRRNVGRGEHDVALFETGLVFRATGDEPRPAILPVDRRPTDEQIAGLDAALPHQPRRAAVVLAGDREQAGWWGKGTPVSWADAVEAGRVVAREAGAELIVRQDQQDPWHPGRCAALLAVVDGEEILVGNAGELHPRVTKALGLPERTCAMEIELDRLEQAGAGRVEAPHVSTFPVATQDVALVVDASVPAAEVETALCEGAGELLESLRLFDVFTGEQLGEGRKSLAYALRFRAPDRTLTAEEIAASRDAAVSAAADRTGATLRGA; this is encoded by the coding sequence ATGCGGGTCCCGCTTTCTTGGCTGCGGGAGTACGTCGACCTGCCCGCCGGTGAGACCGGCCGTGACGTACAGGCCAAACTCGTCGCCGCCGGGCTCGAGGTCGAGACCGTCGAGCAGCTCGGTGCCGGGCTCAAGGGCCCCCTGGTGGTCGGGCAGGTGCTGGCCATCGAGGAGCTGGAGGGCTTCAAGAAGCCCATCCGCTACTGCCAGGTGGACGTCGGCCGGGCGAACGGCACGGGCGAGCAGCAGAACATCGTCTGCGGCGCCCGGAACTTCCGCGAGGGCGACAAGGTCGTGGTCGTGCTGCCCGGCGCCGAGCTGCCCGGCGGCTTCGCGATCGCCGCGCGCAAGACCTACGGCAAGGTCTCCGAGGGCATGATCTGCTCGGCCAGCGAGCTGGGCATGTCCGACGACCACGACGGCATCATCGTGCTGCCGCCGGAGTACGAGGTCGGCACCGACGCGATCGAGCTGCTCCAGCTCGTCGACGAGGTCCTCGACATCGCGGTCACCCCGGACCGGGGCTACTGCCTGTCGATGCGCGGAGTCGCCCGGGAGACCGCGACCGCCTACGAGCTGCCGCTGCGCGACCCGGCCCTCCTCGACGTGCCCGCGCCCAACAGCCACGGCTACCCGGTCAAGGTCGCCGACCCGGTCGGCTGCGACCGCTTCACCGCCCGCACCGTCACCGGGCTCGACCCCGAGGCGCACTCCCCGATCTGGCTCCAGCGCCGGCTCCAGAAGGCCGGGATGCGCCCGGTCTCGCTCGCCGTCGACATCACCAACTATGTGATGCTCGAACTGGGCCAGCCGCTGCACGCCTACGACCGCTCCCGGATCACCGGGGCGATCGGGGTGCGCCGCGCGCAGCCCGGCGAGAAGCTCACCACCCTCGACGGCACCCAGCGCGTCCTGGACGCCGAGGACCTCGTCATCACCGACGAGAGCGGCCCCATCGGCCTCGCCGGTGTCATGGGCGGCGCCAACACCGAGATCGCGGACACCGCCGCCGACCCCGAGTCCGGCGAGGTGGCGGGCACCACCGAGGTCGTCATCGAGGCCGCCCACTTCGCCCCCGTCCCGGTTGCCCGCACCGCCCGCCGTCACAAGCTGTCCTCCGAGGCGTCCCGCCGGTTCGAGCGCGGAGTCGACCCCGAGGCCACCTCGGCGGCCGCGCAGCGCACCGTCGATCTGCTGGTGCTGCTCGCGGGCGGCACCGCGGAGGTGGGCGTCACCGAGATCATCGCGCCCAGCGCCCCGCACACCATCACGCTGCCCGCCGACCACCCGGACAAGGTCGCGGGGGTCTCCTACGGCCGCGAGACCGTGGTGCGCCGGCTGCAGCAGATCGGCTGCGATGTCTACGGCGCCGACGACCTCACCGTCACCGTTCCCAGCTGGCGGCCCGACCTCACCGACCCCAACGACCTGGCCGAGGAGGTCATCCGGCTGGAGGGGTACGAGAACCTCCCCTCGACGCTGCCCCAGCCCCCCGCCGGGCGCGGGCTGACCGAGCGTCAGCGGCTGCACCGCCGGGTCGGCCGGGCGCTGGCCGGGGCCGGATACGTCGAGGCGCTGAACTACCCGTTCCTCGGCGAGGAGGTCCTCGACCAGTTCGGGCTGGCCGCCGACGACCCGCGGCGCGATCTGGTCCGGCTGGTCAACCCGCTGTCGGACACCGAGCCCGCGCTCCGTACGACGCTGCTGCCCGGGCTGCTCGCCGCGCTGCGCCGCAACGTCGGCCGCGGCGAGCACGACGTCGCGCTCTTCGAGACGGGTCTGGTCTTCCGCGCCACCGGTGACGAGCCGCGCCCGGCCATCCTGCCCGTCGACCGCCGTCCCACCGACGAGCAGATCGCCGGGCTCGACGCGGCGCTGCCGCACCAGCCGCGCCGTGCCGCCGTCGTCCTCGCGGGCGACCGCGAGCAGGCCGGCTGGTGGGGCAAGGGCACCCCGGTGAGCTGGGCCGACGCCGTCGAGGCGGGCCGGGTCGTGGCCCGCGAGGCGGGCGCCGAGCTGATCGTCCGCCAGGACCAGCAGGACCCGTGGCACCCGGGCCGCTGCGCCGCGCTGCTGGCCGTCGTCGACGGCGAGGAGATCCTCGTCGGCAACGCGGGTGAGCTCCACCCCCGGGTCACCAAAGCCCTGGGCCTGCCCGAGCGCACCTGCGCGATGGAGATCGAGCTCGACCGTCTCGAGCAGGCCGGCGCCGGCCGTGTGGAGGCGCCCCATGTCTCCACCTTCCCGGTGGCCACCCAGGACGTCGCGCTGGTCGTGGACGCGTCCGTGCCCGCGGCCGAGGTCGAGACGGCGCTGTGCGAGGGCGCGGGGGAACTGCTCGAATCCCTCCGCCTGTTCGACGTCTTCACCGGTGAGCAGCTCGGCGAGGGCAGGAAGTCGCTGGCCTACGCGCTTCGCTTCCGCGCCCCGGACCGCACGCTGACCGCCGAGGAGATCGCCGCGTCCCGCGACGCCGCGGTGTCGGCGGCCGCCGACCGCACGGGTGCCACCCTGCGCGGAGCCTGA
- the pheS gene encoding phenylalanine--tRNA ligase subunit alpha, producing the protein MSAPNKSYDPVEVEALKPEEIARRRDEALAAITAAGDLEALREVKVAHTGDRSPLALANREIGALPPHAKADAGKRVGQARGQVNQALKTRQEELEAERDARVLVEEAVDVTLPYDRTPAGARHPITTFSERIEDVFVAMGYEVAEGPEAEAEWFNFDALNFPPDHPAREMQDTFFVRGTKGDQAGEGSGVVLRTHTSPVQIRSMIDREPPIYVICPGRTYRTDELDATHTPVFSQVELLAIDEGLTMADLKGTLDHMVRALFGEGMTTRLRPNFFPFTEPSAEMDMLCYVCRGESVGNPDRPCRTCSSEGWIELGGCGMVNPRVLIACGVDPDRYSGFAFGFGIERMLMFRHNVEDMRDMVEGDVRFTRPFGMEI; encoded by the coding sequence ATGTCGGCACCCAATAAGTCGTACGACCCTGTCGAGGTCGAGGCACTGAAACCGGAAGAGATCGCCCGCAGGCGGGACGAGGCGCTCGCCGCCATCACCGCCGCCGGGGACCTCGAGGCGCTGCGCGAGGTGAAGGTCGCCCACACGGGCGACCGCTCGCCGCTGGCGCTCGCCAACCGCGAGATCGGCGCCCTGCCACCGCACGCCAAGGCGGACGCGGGCAAGCGCGTCGGCCAGGCCCGCGGCCAGGTCAACCAGGCGCTGAAGACGCGGCAGGAGGAGCTGGAGGCGGAGCGTGACGCCCGGGTGCTGGTCGAGGAGGCGGTGGACGTCACCCTGCCGTACGACCGCACCCCGGCCGGCGCCCGCCACCCGATCACCACGTTCTCCGAGCGCATCGAGGACGTCTTCGTGGCGATGGGCTACGAGGTCGCCGAGGGCCCCGAGGCGGAGGCCGAGTGGTTCAACTTCGACGCGCTCAACTTCCCGCCGGACCACCCGGCCCGCGAGATGCAGGACACGTTCTTCGTGCGCGGTACGAAGGGTGACCAGGCCGGCGAGGGCTCCGGTGTGGTGCTGCGCACCCACACCTCGCCGGTGCAGATCCGGTCGATGATCGACCGCGAGCCGCCCATCTATGTGATCTGCCCGGGGCGCACCTACCGCACCGATGAGCTGGACGCCACCCACACCCCCGTCTTCAGCCAGGTCGAGCTGCTGGCCATTGACGAGGGCCTGACCATGGCCGACCTCAAGGGCACGCTCGACCACATGGTGCGGGCGCTGTTCGGCGAGGGCATGACCACCCGGCTGCGGCCGAACTTCTTCCCGTTCACCGAGCCGTCCGCCGAGATGGACATGCTGTGCTACGTGTGCCGTGGCGAGTCCGTGGGCAACCCGGACCGGCCCTGCCGCACCTGCTCCAGCGAGGGCTGGATCGAGCTGGGCGGCTGCGGGATGGTCAATCCGCGGGTGCTGATCGCCTGCGGTGTCGACCCGGACAGGTACAGCGGCTTCGCCTTCGGCTTCGGCATCGAGCGGATGCTGATGTTCCGGCACAACGTGGAAGACATGCGAGACATGGTCGAGGGTGATGTGCGCTTCACCCGGCCCTTCGGGATGGAGATCTGA
- a CDS encoding sensor histidine kinase, with the protein MDVRTSGARAAEAHASGGHGRPSAGEDPGGVPDALGPHPDDLPDGLVVADETGLVTCFNAAAARITATDPADAIGRRLEVALPLEDLDGRRWWALTDPYGGLAIRAGQPERNLLLPGGREVLVSARYVRERPTGPVRRVVVCLRGTEARRRTERSHAELIATVAHELRSPLTSVKGFTATLLAKWERFTDDQKRLMLETVDADANRVTRLIAELLDISRIDSGRLEVRRQPVDLAAAVRRHVQALTAAGHTAERFLIRVRGPLPRLWADPDKIDQVLGNLLENAVRHGEGTVTIDIAPAPAKPVAEGPTVERTAVTVSDEGPGIPEESMSRVFTRFWRGSKRGGTGLGLYIVKGIVEAHGGAIIVDRARGGGAEFRFTLPVGTPAYLA; encoded by the coding sequence ATGGACGTCAGGACCTCCGGCGCCAGGGCGGCCGAAGCCCATGCGTCCGGCGGGCATGGCCGCCCGTCCGCCGGGGAGGACCCCGGCGGCGTGCCGGACGCGCTGGGACCGCACCCCGACGATCTGCCCGACGGCCTGGTGGTGGCCGATGAGACCGGCCTGGTCACGTGCTTCAACGCGGCGGCGGCCCGCATCACCGCCACCGACCCCGCGGACGCGATCGGCCGTCGGCTCGAGGTGGCCCTGCCGTTAGAGGACCTGGACGGCCGGCGCTGGTGGGCGCTGACCGATCCCTATGGTGGGCTGGCCATCCGGGCCGGTCAGCCCGAGCGGAACCTGCTGCTGCCGGGCGGCCGCGAGGTGCTGGTCTCGGCCCGCTATGTGCGCGAGCGGCCGACCGGGCCGGTGCGCCGGGTGGTGGTCTGTCTGCGCGGCACCGAGGCCCGTCGCCGCACCGAGCGCAGCCATGCCGAGCTGATCGCGACCGTCGCCCATGAGCTGCGTTCGCCGCTGACGTCCGTGAAGGGGTTCACGGCCACGCTGCTGGCCAAGTGGGAGCGGTTCACCGACGACCAGAAGCGGCTGATGCTGGAGACCGTGGACGCCGACGCCAACCGGGTCACCCGGCTGATCGCCGAGCTGCTGGACATCTCCCGGATCGACTCCGGCCGGCTGGAGGTGCGCCGCCAGCCGGTGGATCTCGCCGCCGCGGTCCGCCGCCATGTGCAGGCGCTCACCGCCGCCGGGCACACCGCCGAGCGGTTCCTGATCAGGGTCAGGGGGCCACTGCCCAGGCTATGGGCAGATCCGGACAAGATCGATCAGGTGCTGGGCAACCTGCTGGAAAACGCGGTGCGCCACGGCGAGGGAACGGTCACCATTGACATAGCGCCCGCACCGGCCAAGCCGGTCGCGGAAGGCCCCACTGTCGAAAGGACGGCCGTCACCGTGAGCGACGAGGGCCCCGGTATCCCGGAGGAGTCGATGAGCCGCGTTTTCACCCGCTTCTGGCGGGGCAGCAAGCGCGGTGGCACTGGCCTGGGGCTCTACATCGTCAAGGGCATCGTCGAGGCCCACGGCGGCGCGATCATCGTCGACCGGGCCCGCGGCGGCGGCGCCGAGTTCCGATTTACCCTGCCCGTGGGCACTCCGGCCTATCTGGCCTGA
- a CDS encoding TrmH family RNA methyltransferase: MATPELTSLRSPRVTAARRLAKRSFRGKERRFIVEGPQAVREAVAHLVEVYATPEAAERHQEILDAARAADVPVLSATDDVVAEMSDTVTPQGIVGLCRFLDSPFEEILAARPKLVAVLANVRDPGNAGTVLRCADAAGADAVVLTDASVDPYNPKAVRASVGSLFHLPVAVGVPVERAVSGLREAGARVLAADGAGERDLDSELDDGLLGAPTAWIFGNEAWGLPEATRALADEVVRVPIHGRAESLNLATAAAVCLYASARAQRAPAGCRSVTST, encoded by the coding sequence ATGGCGACCCCCGAATTGACGTCCCTGCGATCGCCACGCGTCACCGCGGCCCGCCGGCTGGCCAAGCGCAGCTTCCGCGGCAAGGAGCGGCGGTTCATCGTCGAGGGGCCGCAGGCCGTGCGGGAGGCCGTCGCGCATCTCGTGGAGGTGTACGCCACCCCCGAGGCCGCCGAGCGGCACCAGGAGATCCTCGACGCCGCCCGCGCCGCGGACGTCCCCGTGCTCTCCGCGACCGATGACGTCGTCGCGGAGATGTCCGACACGGTCACTCCGCAGGGCATCGTCGGGCTGTGCCGCTTCCTGGACTCGCCGTTCGAGGAGATCCTGGCGGCCAGGCCGAAGCTCGTCGCCGTGCTCGCGAACGTCCGCGACCCCGGCAACGCCGGCACCGTGCTGCGGTGCGCCGACGCCGCCGGGGCGGACGCGGTCGTGCTGACGGACGCCTCCGTGGACCCGTACAACCCCAAGGCCGTACGCGCCTCCGTCGGCTCCCTCTTCCATCTTCCCGTCGCCGTCGGCGTGCCCGTCGAGCGCGCGGTGAGCGGGTTGCGGGAGGCGGGGGCGCGGGTGCTGGCCGCGGACGGGGCGGGGGAGCGGGACCTGGACTCGGAGCTGGACGACGGGCTCCTGGGCGCCCCCACCGCCTGGATCTTCGGCAATGAGGCGTGGGGCCTGCCGGAGGCTACCCGCGCACTCGCGGACGAGGTGGTGCGCGTTCCGATTCACGGCAGGGCCGAGAGCCTCAACCTCGCCACGGCCGCCGCCGTGTGCCTCTATGCCTCCGCTCGTGCGCAGCGCGCTCCCGCAGGGTGCCGCTCCGTCACATCGACCTAG